GGGTGGATTACTTCAAGGTACGTGCATCGGTTGGAGAAACCGGGAAAGATAACATTACAGCATACGAGTGGGAACAGTTGTACACTTATAATGCAAATAAAGGGTTAGGCTTTGGGTCAAACGGGGGTTCGCTAGTAAGCGGCTTAACAACCAATGTAACCCCTACACCAAACTTACGTTGGGACTCAACCGTAAAATATGATTTAGGATTTGATGGGAACGTATTAAACAACAGATTATCATTTTCTTTAGACGGATATTTTGATCGTAACACCAATCTGTTAACCCAAATGGCAAGCGCAGCAAATGTTCCTATTACAGCCGGTGGTGCTTATGCAGAACAAAACTATGCTAATCTTAATGACTGGGGAGCAGAAATATCAATCAACTGGAAAGATAAAATCGGTAAAGTAAATCACTAGTGTCCACTAAAAAAACGGCACTGTATAAATATTAAAAAGCAAATAAACTTGGTTCACTTGAACCGCATCGTTCATTGAAATTGTTGAAGTTAGATTTGTTGAGCAAATCATTTATGTTGGCTTTGTCCGTTAGTGACATGCTGAGAATCTGAAGCATTTCGTAGATGGAGCATTCCATCTTCAAGTCATGATGCACAATAGCTACCAAGCAGTAGGCGGTAATAGCCGAGTAAATCTGGATCCTGACAGCATTCTCAGTTACGCCCCAAAACTTTTGGATATTGAGGTGTTGCTTCATCCACTTGAAAAACAGCTCGATCTGCCATCTGTTCTTGTAAAGCAGCACGACTTGCAAAGCATCAAGACTAAAAGCATTGGTTAGGAATGTAAACACTCGGTCTTGCTCTTCGTCGTAGAAGACAATTCTTCGTATGGGCTTCGGATAATGCCTTTCGCTCATGTAACCAGTGAATGTCACCACGGAATCTGAGAGGATGTTTTTCGGCATCCTTCTCTTCCATCTGACTGCCTTGCACTGTAGATTGTTCTTGGCTCTGACCACAAATAATGACCTGATTTCGTTGATTCTAAACAATCGTTTGAAATCGTTGTACCCGCGGTCAAACACATAAAAAGATCCTGGTTCATAGGGAATCACATCCATCGCGTTTACGTCATTTACCGCAGCAGGAGTGATATGGAAGAACATTGGGATCTGAGTTTCCAGGTCAAACAGGGTATGGATTTTAACTCCACCTTTTGTCTTTCTGAAACGAGCCCATTGATAAATGTTCATACATAAGTCAATGGTCGTTGAATCAAAGGCATAGACTTTACCTCCAAGCTTGAAGATGTTGTCCATACGTTTTGATTGAGCTTTGCCAACCATGTAATAGGCAAACTCTTCAAAAATGCGATAGTCCCGATTGGTATTTGCCTTGGAAAGATTGCTTAGCTTGACATCACTGCCAAAACCCAGATGATATCCTTTACCCCTATGCGCACCGATAGCCATCGCCAAATCTCTCAGACTCCTTCTGTTGCAAAGTTGTCCGAACATGAGAACAAGCAGCTGATTCCAACAGGTAAAAGACTTGATATAGCGGTTTCCTTGGTGCTTGTCTACAATGTGCCTGAATTTATCGGCATTAAGAAACTCGACTAATTGGGCGAAAACGAACTTCTCTTTATGCATATCGTATTGAATATCAATACAAAGATAAATTGAAATCGTCGCACCCTTTAAAGCGCTGTAACTATCTAACTTTCAATATTTTCAAAGATCTTTTGCAATTTTTTAGTGGACACCAATGAAAGTAAATTACAACATAGGTGTAATCACAGGTTTCAGTGGAAACAAGGTAACCAAATATCCTGCATCGGCAGTTACATATCCTTCAACAAACAATGTGATTGTGGGAAGATCAATGATTATGCCAACATGGGGATTCAAAGTATGGAAAGGGAATGCCGGGCATGATGGAGTGCTTCGTTCACAATCTGATATTGACGCTTATTGGGCATACCTGACCAAACTGGCTTCTGCTGCAGGTGATTCTCCTTCCTATATGGGAATAACCAGTGAATCAGGTTTATCAACCGGAATGCTGGCTTATCAGGATCTTCATGGAGCAATACAATCAAACGGATCATTTGCAATACCTAACGGAGAAATCAATGCGAATGAAGACTACGCGAAACTAGCAAGTGGCTATACTTACGGATTTACAACTAACCTTGGCCTTAACTGGAATGGATTTAGTTGGTTTGCCCAAATTGCAACCGGATGGGGTGGATATGCTTCTCTTGACTATATTAAACAAAGCACATCTTCAAGTAATATCTTGTGGTCACACGAATCGTATTTGTCAAATATGTACGACGCCACCAATAACGTAAACGGGAAATATCCGAATGCTTATTATTCTCAGAATTACTATAATTCTGATTTCTGGCAAGTTCCTGCATTCCGTAGCTATATCAAGAATATGGGAATCGGATATACTCTGCCTGCTAATTTGCTAAAGAAATTCGCTGTTGAAAGTGCAACGATCAGTTTAGTTGGAAATAACTTATGGGATTTCTATAACCCATATCCTGACCATTATCGCAACATGTACGATAACTCTAAAGTATCTTATCCTACATTAAGAACATATTCTTTAGGTATCAATCTAACATTCTAAAATATAACTCTTAGGATATAAAACAATTTAATTGCATATATCATGAATAATAAAATATTATATTTGTTCTTATCCCTGGCTATGTTACTGGTAACTAGCTGTAGTGATAAGTTTTTGGAAAACATGAAAAGTTACAATAATTATGATGCTTCCTTATTCACCAATCAAACCGAAACGGGCTGGTTTCTGGATAATATCTATTATAACTATTTCAGTGGATATAACTCCCCTATTAAAACAGTAGTCGGACTTTATAGCAATGATCAAACTTATATGACAGAGGAAATTGGAGGGACAATCAATAATCTGATTAACCCGACAATGACGCTTAATACTGCTGCATCCTGTTCAACTTACTTCGGGTCAGCACTTACTTCCTCTGTAAACAATAATCCATATACACGTATTCGTAACTGTAACTTTCTTATAGATACAATCAATTATATGGGAAGTAACCTCCCTGAAACATTTCGGCAAGAAGTCAGAGGCCAAGCCTTTTTCTTAAGGGCTCTCCAATATTTTGATCTTGTCCGTACATACGGAGGTGTACCGCTTGTGCTTCATTTAATAAGTCCATCAGCTACAAATACAAGCATCCGTTATCCCAGAGCGACTACTTCGGAATGCGTTACTCAAATTGTTAACGATTTAGATTCAGCAGCGAATTTGTTGCCTACATCCTGGTCTTCTTCTACAGATTATGGGCGTTTTACCAAAGGAGCGGCATTAGCTGAAATAAGCCGCGTGTTATTAACTTATGCCAGCCCTCTGTTTAACACAGACTGGGATAACACATCTGATTCCCGTTGGCAGGCTGCACTTGCTGCAGGGCTTGCTGCTGAAAAAGAATGTAGTGCTGATGGCTATGGCTTATATGGTAGTTCAGCAAAAGACTGGGCAAATATGTTTGTATCGAGTGCGGGTTACAAAAAAGAAGGCATCATTGTATTTCAATGTTCTTCATCCAGTACTCCAAGTGCAGAAATCAATAACCAGTGGGAAAACTCCATTCGCTTAAAGAGCCAGGGTGGCAGCGGTGGCATAGCTGTTCCAAAAGAAATGATTGATTTATTCCCTATGGCAAATGGAACCCGTCCTACAGTAGCCGACGGATATAACGATTCTTTGTTCTTCTTAAACCGGGATCCACGTTTCTATCGTACATTTGCTTTTAGTGGTTGTAAATGGGCAAACAAAGCAAACGCCAATTCGGTGGTATGGGCATATCGCTATGTTAACTCAAAAGGCGCGTATACATATCATGGCAACAACCAGCTAAAGAGTCCGTGTTTTGTCCGTAAAATGTCTGATCCTTCTGCCGATAGTACTGCATTCAGCTACTCAGGAACTCCTATTATGGAATATCGTTATGCAGAATTGATACTGAACATAGCTGAATGTTATGCAGCAACGGGAGATCTATCCGATTGTTTAACTTATCTGGAAAGAATTCGTGCACGGGTTGGTATACCTTCAGCAAACAATTATGGTTTAGGAACATTCACTGATAAGTATCAAGCCATAGCTGCATGTCTGTATGAACGTCAGGTAGAACTGGCATATGAAGGCAAACGGTTCTGGGATATCCAACGGTGGATGCTCTTCAATGATGATGCTTCAAGTGGCAATAATACCTGTGCCAAATTGGGATTAACCCCGCTTGATCAAACTACTCGTGTCGGCGATTACTGGCAGGCTAAAACCGTTAGCAATACTGATCCTGTAGCATCTGCAATAAATACTATTTCCATTGATCCGGATGCTTCGAACTTTACCCAGGAACTAAATTCTTTAGCAACATTATATAACACCTATTTTGTTCGTGTTGCTGCAAGTCCTGCCATGGATACATATAACAATCAAACCCTGACACAATTTGGCTGGCAACAAAACTATTATATCCAGGGATTGCCTACTACGGTTTTGACCAATAACCCATGGCTATTACAAACCAAAGGATGGTATGACGCTTATGGCTCTCAGGGAACATTTGATTATCAACAATAATTAGGGTTAGTAGACTGAATAAAAGATTGTGTAGTTATAACAAAAAAACAAGAGGGTGCCCTTTGGACACCCTCTTTAACCCTGGTATTAACAATTTAATCAGAATAGATAAACAACCCAGTTCATATCAATAAATTAAATTAGTCAAAATGAGAAAATTTGTTTTTTTAAGTTTAATCGCTCTTGCTTTTGTATCACTACAAACAGCTAAAGCACAGTACCCACAGGTACCTGACAGCATTCGCATAAAAGATGCAAAAATGATGCAGGCCTGTTACGCACACTCTGACTCGGCATGGCAAGTCGCACTTCCTATTGTAAAAGAGCAGGCCATGCATGGTAAACCGTACATACCATGGGCTCATCGTCCATCAGATTTACCTCAGGCCAGCATTCCTGCATTTCCGGGGGCTATGGGAGGAGGAGAATATTCATTTGGTGGCCGTGGCGGAAAAGTATATACTGTAACCAATCTGAATGACAGCGGACCCGGCTCTTTCCGCTGGGCTTGCGAACAAGGAGGCGCACGTATCATCGTATTTAACGTATCCGGGATTATTCATTTACATACACCTGTCATCATCAGAGCTCCTTACGTTACCATCGCAGGGCAAACTGCTCCGGGTGATGGTGTAATCATTGCAGGCGAATCCGTATGGATTAATACGCATGATGTTGTTATACGCTACATGCGTTTCATGCGCGGTATTACCGATGTGGGAAGACGTGACGATGCTCTTGGCGGAGACCCTGTAGGGAATATCATTGTTGACCATTGTTCAGGAGAATGGGGAGGTGATGAAAGCATCTCTTTGTACCGGCACATGTACAATCCAGGGGATGGAACAAAAGCTTTCAAATATCCTACCGTCAATCTCACCATTCAAAATTCCCTTATTGCACAAACTTTAGACACCTGGAACCATGCTTTTGGGAGTACTTTAGGAGGTAGAAACTGTACCTTTATGCGCAATATGTGGGCTGATTGTATTTGTAGAAATCCATCGATTGGTGAAGATGGCATTTTCAATTTTGTCAACAATGTTCTATACAACTGGGTATCCCGGTCAGTAGACGGTGGTGACTATACGGCATTGTATAATATCATCAACAACTATTACAAACCAGGTCCATGCACACCGAAAAACGAACCTATCAGCTACCGTATTCTGAGACCAGACGCAGGTCGCTCAAAATTAGGATATAAGGTATTTGGACGCGTTTATTGCAACGGTAATTATGTGGATGGCTATCCGGCAGTCACCAAAGATAACTGGGATGGTGGTGTTCAGTTGGAAACCCAACCTTTGAAAGTAAGAGGCGACTCTGCATTCTTAGCATCATTGAAAGAGTATCGTAAGAATGACTTCTGGTCAAATCTAACCACAAAAGAATATTATGCATTGGTAAAATGGAACAAACCGTTCCCAATGCCGAAATTCCCTATTATGAGTGCACAAGAAGCATACAACTATGTTCTTGAAAATGTAGGTGCAACATTGCCTGTACGGGATATTACCGATCAAAGGATTATAGAACAAGTGCGTACAGGAAAAGCATATTACGATAAAAGCGCAGACAGCCGCACTTACTTCCAATTCAAGCACCGCAGATTGCCCGAAGATTCATATAAAGAAGGTATCATTACCGACATAAGCCAAGTTGGAGGTTATCCAAAACTGAGCAAAGACTGGAAACGGTACAAAGACAGCGATGGTGATGGTATTCCAGACTGGTGGGAAATCAAATATGGCTTGAATCCTCATAATCCTGCAGATGCTAATGGAGACATCAACGGGGACGGATATACCAACATTGAAAAATATATCAATGGAATCGATCCAACGAAAAAAGTTGACTGGACAAATCCCAAAAATAACCGCGATGTTTTAGCCGGTAAAACAAAATTATGGAATCATTCCAACTAATCAACCAGTTGAATGGCCATTGATTTTGAATTATGAACTTGAAATTATGTGCAGAAATTAGAAATATGTAAATTCCATAATAGAAACTATAGGTACCCAATCCTATAGTTTCTATTATAAATACCTTCAACTACTCATGACAAAAACATTCCGAATTGCAATCGTATTATTGTTATTTGCGGCAGGCATGTCCGCACAATCAAATGATGCTGCCTACATTAAGACATTAACGCTCAGATCCACTAAAATTGTAAAGAAATTAAACATATCAGACACTGCTGTCTTTAACCGGGTGGTCAATATTCTGGTTAATGAATACGCCAGTGTTGGAAAAATTTTTGACGATAATAATGCTGCAATGAAAGCCGCCAAGGCAACTGCAGGAAACAATAAAGCATCACTTCAGGCTTTAGACAAAACAATTGAAGGCGATACTAACACACAATTATATAATTTATATTGTGCCTTTACCGGTGCTCTTTCGGGAGATTTAACACCACAACAAATCGAAGAAGTAAAAAATGCAATGACATATAATGTGCTCAAAGTTACTTATGGAGCATACTTGGCTATGATTCCTACACTGAAACCAAATGAAAAACGACAAATTTATTCCTGGTTGGTAGAAGCAAGAGAGCATGCAATAGAAGCCCCATCCTCTGGAAAAAAACATGCATGGTTTAATAAATATAAAGGTCGGATAAACAATTATCTTTCCAAACAAGGATACAATATGCAGCAGGAAAGAGTTGCCTGGGCAAAAAGAATAAAAGAAGCTCAGGCTAAAAAGTAATACTTATCAATTATATTTCTATCATTTCTCCAGTTCTGAAACATGAAAAGCTTCTTCAACCATTTAAGCGTAAAAAAAATACTCATTGCATTATTAGCAATGATCTTTGGAGCTAACATTGGAGCTCAGGCAAAAAAGAGTGTAATAACGCTTCCTCCGTTATATTTAGCCAATGGACAACTGCAGTACAAAAGCGATAGTCTCGGAAATCGTATTCCTGATTTTTCTTATTGTGGATATATGGAAGGAGAATCATCCATTCCGACTATTCCCGTCATAATTGTAGTACCCGCAAAACCAGGAGATGCCACAGCCCGCATTCAGGCAGCATTGGATTATGTAGCTAAATTAAAACCTGATGCAAAAGGCTTTAGAGGAGCAGTATTGTTAGGATCAGGAACATTCAATGTATATGGACAATTAATAATGAATGCTTCCGGAGTAGTTTTACGTGGTTCAGGAACCGGAGAAAACGGAACAAAACTTATAGCCGCCGGGGATGACAGGCGGACTTTAATCAGAAT
The sequence above is drawn from the Microbacter margulisiae genome and encodes:
- a CDS encoding RagB/SusD family nutrient uptake outer membrane protein, coding for MNNKILYLFLSLAMLLVTSCSDKFLENMKSYNNYDASLFTNQTETGWFLDNIYYNYFSGYNSPIKTVVGLYSNDQTYMTEEIGGTINNLINPTMTLNTAASCSTYFGSALTSSVNNNPYTRIRNCNFLIDTINYMGSNLPETFRQEVRGQAFFLRALQYFDLVRTYGGVPLVLHLISPSATNTSIRYPRATTSECVTQIVNDLDSAANLLPTSWSSSTDYGRFTKGAALAEISRVLLTYASPLFNTDWDNTSDSRWQAALAAGLAAEKECSADGYGLYGSSAKDWANMFVSSAGYKKEGIIVFQCSSSSTPSAEINNQWENSIRLKSQGGSGGIAVPKEMIDLFPMANGTRPTVADGYNDSLFFLNRDPRFYRTFAFSGCKWANKANANSVVWAYRYVNSKGAYTYHGNNQLKSPCFVRKMSDPSADSTAFSYSGTPIMEYRYAELILNIAECYAATGDLSDCLTYLERIRARVGIPSANNYGLGTFTDKYQAIAACLYERQVELAYEGKRFWDIQRWMLFNDDASSGNNTCAKLGLTPLDQTTRVGDYWQAKTVSNTDPVASAINTISIDPDASNFTQELNSLATLYNTYFVRVAASPAMDTYNNQTLTQFGWQQNYYIQGLPTTVLTNNPWLLQTKGWYDAYGSQGTFDYQQ
- a CDS encoding IS4 family transposase, with the protein product MHKEKFVFAQLVEFLNADKFRHIVDKHQGNRYIKSFTCWNQLLVLMFGQLCNRRSLRDLAMAIGAHRGKGYHLGFGSDVKLSNLSKANTNRDYRIFEEFAYYMVGKAQSKRMDNIFKLGGKVYAFDSTTIDLCMNIYQWARFRKTKGGVKIHTLFDLETQIPMFFHITPAAVNDVNAMDVIPYEPGSFYVFDRGYNDFKRLFRINEIRSLFVVRAKNNLQCKAVRWKRRMPKNILSDSVVTFTGYMSERHYPKPIRRIVFYDEEQDRVFTFLTNAFSLDALQVVLLYKNRWQIELFFKWMKQHLNIQKFWGVTENAVRIQIYSAITAYCLVAIVHHDLKMECSIYEMLQILSMSLTDKANINDLLNKSNFNNFNERCGSSEPSLFAF
- a CDS encoding DUF3826 domain-containing protein, which gives rise to MTKTFRIAIVLLLFAAGMSAQSNDAAYIKTLTLRSTKIVKKLNISDTAVFNRVVNILVNEYASVGKIFDDNNAAMKAAKATAGNNKASLQALDKTIEGDTNTQLYNLYCAFTGALSGDLTPQQIEEVKNAMTYNVLKVTYGAYLAMIPTLKPNEKRQIYSWLVEAREHAIEAPSSGKKHAWFNKYKGRINNYLSKQGYNMQQERVAWAKRIKEAQAKK
- a CDS encoding polysaccharide lyase, with protein sequence MRKFVFLSLIALAFVSLQTAKAQYPQVPDSIRIKDAKMMQACYAHSDSAWQVALPIVKEQAMHGKPYIPWAHRPSDLPQASIPAFPGAMGGGEYSFGGRGGKVYTVTNLNDSGPGSFRWACEQGGARIIVFNVSGIIHLHTPVIIRAPYVTIAGQTAPGDGVIIAGESVWINTHDVVIRYMRFMRGITDVGRRDDALGGDPVGNIIVDHCSGEWGGDESISLYRHMYNPGDGTKAFKYPTVNLTIQNSLIAQTLDTWNHAFGSTLGGRNCTFMRNMWADCICRNPSIGEDGIFNFVNNVLYNWVSRSVDGGDYTALYNIINNYYKPGPCTPKNEPISYRILRPDAGRSKLGYKVFGRVYCNGNYVDGYPAVTKDNWDGGVQLETQPLKVRGDSAFLASLKEYRKNDFWSNLTTKEYYALVKWNKPFPMPKFPIMSAQEAYNYVLENVGATLPVRDITDQRIIEQVRTGKAYYDKSADSRTYFQFKHRRLPEDSYKEGIITDISQVGGYPKLSKDWKRYKDSDGDGIPDWWEIKYGLNPHNPADANGDINGDGYTNIEKYINGIDPTKKVDWTNPKNNRDVLAGKTKLWNHSN